The following proteins come from a genomic window of Oricola thermophila:
- the gshB gene encoding glutathione synthase — MALKVAVQMDHISTIQIAGDTTFALCLEAQARGHELFHYTPDRLTMRDGRVVARIEALSVRDVEGDHFTLGAPVRTDLSEMDVVLLRQDPPFDMNYITTTHLLERIHPETLVVNDPAWVRNSPEKIFVTEFPDLMPETMITKDLEEIWAFRREFGDIILKPIYGNGGAGVFHLRDGDRNLTSLMEMFGQLTREPIIVQRYLDDVRGGDKRIILIDGEPVGAINRVPDENDARSNMHVGGKAVETQMTDREREICDRIGPSLRERGFTLVGIDVIGGLMTEINVTSPTGIREVKKFGGADIAALFWDAVEAKR; from the coding sequence ATGGCTCTCAAGGTCGCGGTCCAGATGGACCACATCTCCACCATCCAAATCGCCGGCGACACCACCTTCGCCCTCTGCCTGGAGGCGCAGGCCCGCGGCCACGAGCTGTTCCACTACACGCCGGACCGGCTGACCATGCGCGACGGTCGCGTCGTCGCCCGCATCGAGGCGCTTTCCGTGCGCGATGTCGAGGGCGACCACTTCACCCTCGGCGCGCCCGTGCGCACCGACCTGTCGGAGATGGACGTGGTGCTGCTGCGCCAGGACCCGCCCTTCGACATGAACTACATCACCACCACCCACCTGCTGGAGCGCATCCACCCGGAAACCCTGGTCGTCAACGACCCGGCCTGGGTGCGCAACTCGCCGGAGAAGATCTTCGTCACCGAGTTCCCGGACCTGATGCCGGAGACCATGATCACCAAGGATCTCGAGGAGATCTGGGCCTTCCGGCGCGAGTTCGGCGACATCATCCTGAAGCCCATCTACGGCAATGGCGGCGCGGGTGTCTTCCACCTGCGCGACGGCGACCGCAACCTGACGTCCCTGATGGAGATGTTCGGCCAGCTGACGCGCGAGCCGATCATCGTCCAGCGCTATCTCGACGACGTGCGCGGCGGCGACAAGCGCATCATCCTGATCGACGGCGAGCCGGTCGGCGCCATCAACCGGGTGCCCGACGAGAACGACGCCCGTTCCAACATGCATGTCGGCGGCAAGGCCGTCGAGACGCAGATGACCGACCGCGAGCGCGAGATCTGCGACCGCATCGGCCCGTCGCTGCGCGAGCGCGGCTTCACCCTTGTCGGCATCGACGTGATCGGCGGCCTGATGACGGAGATCAACGTCACCTCGCCCACCGGCATCCGCGAGGTGAAGAAGTTCGGCGGTGCCGACATCGCCGCCCTGTTCTGGGACGCGGTCGAGGCGAAGCGGTAG
- a CDS encoding YraN family protein: protein MGAGSKPAKGRRRVAYARGQRGERLAAWALRLKGFRILARRYRTPSGEIDLVARRGDLVAIVEVKARPTLAEAMDAVTPYALRRIEAAADLWLSRQPDHGRLSLRFDLVAVLPRRWPVHVPGIYP, encoded by the coding sequence ATGGGCGCGGGAAGTAAACCGGCTAAGGGAAGGCGCCGCGTGGCCTATGCCCGCGGCCAACGCGGCGAGCGGCTCGCGGCCTGGGCCCTGCGGCTCAAGGGCTTCCGCATCCTGGCCCGCCGCTACCGCACGCCGTCGGGCGAGATCGATCTCGTCGCCCGTCGCGGCGATCTCGTGGCCATCGTCGAGGTCAAGGCGCGGCCGACCCTCGCCGAGGCCATGGACGCGGTGACGCCCTACGCATTGCGCCGCATCGAGGCGGCCGCCGATCTCTGGCTGTCCCGCCAGCCCGATCACGGCCGCCTGTCGCTGCGCTTCGATCTCGTTGCGGTGCTGCCGCGCCGCTGGCCGGTGCACGTGCCGGGCATATATCCCTGA
- the rsmI gene encoding 16S rRNA (cytidine(1402)-2'-O)-methyltransferase has protein sequence MSAVRSFIVGGHEIAAPPLEPGLYVVATPIGNLGDITIRALETLAAADLLACEDTRVTRRLLDRYGIRRKTVAYHEHNAGAAGPKLVAALAEGRSVALVSDAGTPLVSDPGYRLVSAARAEGIRVIPVPGASATLAALSASGLPSDDFRFVGFLPAKESARRARLAELAREPSTLVAFESPNRLQASLSAIVDVMGPDRPVCVARELTKRFETIRTGTAGELRDRFASETVRGEIVLLVAPAPAGDTEWTPERTDAMLRDLLETMPVSKAAREAAAATGQPKSALYARLLELKDGRGK, from the coding sequence ATGAGCGCGGTCCGCAGCTTCATTGTCGGCGGCCACGAGATCGCCGCCCCGCCGCTGGAACCCGGCCTCTACGTCGTCGCCACACCGATCGGCAATCTGGGCGACATCACCATCCGCGCGCTGGAGACGCTGGCCGCCGCGGACCTGCTTGCCTGCGAGGACACCCGGGTCACCCGCCGCCTGCTCGATCGCTACGGCATCCGCCGGAAGACGGTCGCCTATCACGAGCACAATGCCGGTGCCGCCGGCCCGAAGCTGGTCGCCGCGCTGGCCGAAGGCCGCTCGGTCGCCCTCGTCTCCGACGCCGGCACGCCGCTTGTCTCCGATCCCGGCTACCGCCTTGTTTCCGCCGCGCGTGCGGAGGGCATTCGCGTCATTCCCGTGCCCGGCGCCTCGGCGACGCTGGCCGCGCTGTCCGCCTCCGGCCTGCCCAGCGACGATTTCCGCTTCGTGGGCTTTTTGCCGGCAAAGGAATCTGCCCGCCGCGCCCGGCTGGCCGAGCTGGCGCGCGAGCCGTCGACCCTGGTCGCCTTCGAGTCCCCCAACCGGCTGCAGGCGTCGCTTTCCGCGATCGTCGACGTTATGGGCCCGGATCGCCCGGTCTGCGTCGCCCGCGAGCTGACCAAGCGTTTCGAGACGATCCGCACCGGAACGGCAGGCGAATTGAGGGATCGCTTCGCTTCCGAAACGGTCCGTGGCGAGATCGTTCTGCTGGTCGCCCCCGCCCCGGCCGGCGATACGGAATGGACGCCGGAACGGACGGACGCGATGCTGCGCGACCTGCTCGAGACCATGCCGGTGTCGAAGGCCGCCCGCGAGGCCGCCGCCGCCACCGGCCAGCCGAAATCCGCCCTCTATGCGCGCCTGCTGGAGCTGAAGGATGGGCGCGGGAAGTAA
- the hemW gene encoding radical SAM family heme chaperone HemW — MNALASRDPARSPVNGDDGTPGFGVYIHWPFCAAKCPYCDFNSHVRHAGVDQAAFLAAFRREMETMRGWTGPREVTSVFVGGGTPSLMEPATVAALLETADALWGLPAGIEITMEANPSSADAGRFAGYRSAGVNRLSLGVQALNDADLKFLGRLHDTEEALRAIDMARATFPRLSFDLIYARPGQALAAWEAELRRAVGLAADHLSLYQLTMEEGTPFRALFEAGRLALPDADLAADLYDLTHAVTAELGLPAYEISNHAVPGAESRHNLTYWRYGDYVGTGPGAHGRFAGGDGRKRVTIAERIPERWAERVAEAGHGVVDEEMLDAAAQGDEMLLMGLRLAEGIDLARYEALSGRSFDPARLAMLQGERLVEPVSNSRLRATPAGRRVLDALIAELAA; from the coding sequence ATGAATGCCTTGGCGTCACGTGATCCCGCCCGGTCCCCGGTGAACGGCGACGACGGCACGCCGGGCTTCGGCGTCTATATCCACTGGCCCTTCTGCGCGGCCAAGTGCCCCTATTGCGACTTCAACTCCCATGTCCGCCATGCGGGCGTCGACCAGGCGGCCTTCCTCGCCGCCTTCCGCCGCGAGATGGAGACCATGCGCGGCTGGACCGGCCCGCGCGAGGTGACATCCGTCTTCGTCGGCGGCGGCACGCCCTCGCTGATGGAACCGGCCACCGTCGCCGCCCTTCTGGAGACGGCCGACGCGCTCTGGGGCCTGCCCGCCGGCATCGAGATCACCATGGAGGCCAACCCGTCCTCCGCCGATGCCGGGCGCTTTGCCGGCTATCGGTCCGCGGGCGTGAACCGGCTGTCGTTGGGCGTGCAGGCGCTGAACGACGCCGACCTGAAATTCCTCGGCCGCCTGCATGACACGGAGGAGGCGCTCCGTGCCATCGACATGGCCCGTGCAACCTTCCCCCGCCTGTCCTTCGACCTGATCTATGCCCGCCCCGGCCAGGCGCTCGCCGCATGGGAGGCGGAGCTGCGCCGCGCCGTCGGCCTCGCCGCCGATCACCTGTCGCTCTACCAGCTGACCATGGAGGAGGGCACGCCCTTCCGCGCCCTGTTCGAGGCCGGGAGGCTGGCCCTGCCGGATGCCGATCTTGCCGCCGATCTTTACGATCTCACCCATGCCGTCACCGCGGAGCTCGGCCTTCCGGCCTACGAGATCTCCAACCATGCCGTGCCCGGCGCGGAATCGCGCCACAACCTCACCTACTGGCGCTATGGCGACTATGTCGGCACGGGTCCGGGCGCCCATGGCCGCTTTGCCGGCGGGGACGGGAGGAAGCGCGTCACCATAGCGGAGCGCATCCCCGAGCGCTGGGCGGAAAGGGTGGCGGAAGCCGGCCATGGCGTCGTCGATGAGGAGATGCTCGATGCGGCCGCCCAGGGCGACGAGATGCTGCTGATGGGCCTGCGGCTGGCCGAGGGCATCGATCTTGCCCGCTACGAGGCGCTGTCCGGCCGGTCCTTCGATCCGGCCCGTCTCGCCATGCTGCAGGGCGAGCGGCTGGTCGAGCCGGTATCGAACAGCCGGCTGCGCGCCACCCCGGCCGGGCGTCGCGTCCTCGATGCCCTGATCGCGGAGCTGGCGGCATGA
- the rdgB gene encoding RdgB/HAM1 family non-canonical purine NTP pyrophosphatase, producing MTRKLEPGKLVLATHNAGKLAEMRDLVGPFGFDVTSAGELGLAEPPEHGTTFEENARTKAVAAMEATGLPALSDDSGLCVDALDGAPGVHTADWAQLPDGSRDFAMAMRNVEEKLAERGATAPADRTARFVSVLCLAFPDGHVEYFRGEVEGTLVWPPRGDLGFGYDPVFMPDGHDVTFGEMTAEQKHGWKPGDADALSHRARAFRKFAHECLGVT from the coding sequence ATGACCCGCAAGCTCGAACCCGGCAAGCTCGTGCTCGCCACCCACAACGCCGGCAAGCTCGCCGAGATGCGCGATCTCGTCGGTCCTTTCGGTTTCGACGTGACCTCGGCCGGCGAGCTGGGTCTTGCCGAGCCGCCGGAGCACGGCACCACCTTCGAGGAGAATGCCCGCACCAAGGCCGTAGCGGCCATGGAGGCCACCGGCCTGCCGGCGCTCTCCGACGATTCCGGCCTGTGCGTCGACGCCCTTGACGGCGCGCCCGGCGTCCATACCGCCGACTGGGCGCAACTGCCCGACGGCAGCCGCGACTTCGCCATGGCCATGCGCAATGTCGAGGAGAAGCTGGCCGAGAGGGGTGCCACCGCGCCTGCGGATCGCACCGCCCGTTTCGTCTCCGTGCTCTGCCTTGCCTTTCCCGACGGCCATGTCGAGTATTTCCGCGGCGAGGTCGAGGGCACGCTGGTATGGCCGCCGCGTGGCGATCTCGGCTTCGGCTACGATCCGGTCTTCATGCCGGACGGCCACGATGTCACCTTCGGCGAGATGACCGCCGAGCAGAAACATGGCTGGAAGCCCGGCGATGCGGATGCCCTGTCGCACCGCGCCCGCGCCTTCCGGAAATTCGCGCATGAATGCCTTGGCGTCACGTGA
- a CDS encoding VOC family protein, with translation MPRLDGILETALYVADLEAAERFYGSVMGLDRIARVEGRHVFFACGKGVLLLFNPERTAVPPSDPAMPVPAHGAHGPGHACFRVDPVEIDAWRAHLEAAGVEIEADFRWPNGARSIYFRDPAGNSLEIAEPKLWGLE, from the coding sequence GTGCCGCGCCTCGACGGCATCCTCGAGACGGCGCTCTACGTGGCCGACCTTGAGGCCGCCGAGCGCTTCTACGGCTCCGTGATGGGGCTCGATCGCATCGCCCGCGTCGAGGGACGCCACGTCTTCTTCGCCTGCGGAAAGGGCGTGCTGCTCCTGTTCAACCCGGAACGGACCGCCGTCCCGCCCTCCGACCCGGCAATGCCCGTGCCGGCGCACGGCGCGCATGGTCCGGGCCACGCCTGTTTCAGGGTCGATCCGGTGGAAATCGATGCCTGGCGGGCGCATCTGGAGGCGGCGGGCGTGGAGATCGAGGCCGATTTCCGCTGGCCCAACGGCGCCCGTTCGATCTATTTCCGCGATCCCGCGGGCAACAGCCTCGAGATCGCGGAACCGAAACTCTGGGGACTGGAATGA
- the rph gene encoding ribonuclease PH produces the protein MARPSGRMPDQMRTISFERGVSKHAEGSCLVKFGDTHVLCTASLEERVPGWMRNTGRGWVTAEYGMLPRSTGDRMRREAASGKQGGRTLEIQRLIGRSMRAVVDLEALGERQITIDCDVLQADGGTRTASITGGWIALHDCLDWMHQRQMASKTRVLRDHVAAISCGIYRGTAVTDLDYAEDSEAETDANFVMTGAGGIVEIQGTGEGAPFSRAQFDMLFAQAESAIAQLVELQKQAIGA, from the coding sequence ATGGCCAGACCGTCCGGGCGCATGCCCGACCAGATGCGCACCATCTCCTTCGAACGCGGCGTCTCCAAGCACGCCGAGGGCTCCTGCCTGGTCAAGTTCGGCGACACCCACGTTCTCTGCACGGCGAGCCTGGAGGAGCGCGTGCCCGGCTGGATGCGCAACACCGGGCGCGGCTGGGTCACCGCCGAATACGGCATGTTGCCGCGTTCCACCGGAGACCGCATGCGCCGCGAGGCGGCGTCGGGCAAGCAGGGCGGGCGCACGCTGGAGATCCAGCGCCTGATCGGCCGTTCCATGCGCGCCGTTGTCGATCTCGAGGCGCTCGGCGAGCGCCAGATCACCATCGACTGCGACGTGTTGCAGGCCGACGGCGGCACCCGCACCGCCTCGATCACCGGCGGCTGGATCGCGCTGCATGACTGCCTCGACTGGATGCACCAGCGCCAGATGGCGTCGAAGACGCGCGTTCTGAGGGATCACGTCGCGGCCATTTCCTGCGGCATCTACCGGGGCACAGCCGTCACCGACCTCGACTATGCCGAGGATTCCGAGGCCGAGACCGACGCCAACTTCGTCATGACGGGTGCTGGCGGCATCGTCGAGATCCAGGGCACCGGCGAGGGCGCGCCCTTTTCCCGCGCGCAGTTCGACATGCTTTTCGCGCAGGCCGAATCGGCGATCGCGCAGCTCGTCGAGCTGCAGAAGCAGGCGATCGGGGCCTGA
- the hrcA gene encoding heat-inducible transcriptional repressor HrcA encodes MTSVTPMTKMLSNSEISSELDERSREIFRLIVETYLEEGEPLGSRNLSKKLPMSLSPASVRNVMADLESLGLIYSPHVSAGRLPTEQGLRFFVDAFMDIGEVSESERELIESQIARDGAEKSMERLLTDASQMLSGLSRGAGLVLATKREGILKHIEFIRLEENKALAVLVWDNGDVENRVITVPAGTTAAQLAEAANYLNHYGRDHSLSEARQIIEQRQEALRSEVDAISADLISRGLAVWSGTEAGQPAQLIVRGRSNLIENVQDKEQIERLKLLFDELERKDEIVRMLELTEAGSGVKIFIGSENRLFSLSGSSLVVAPYRDSSRHVVGAIGIIGPTRLNYARIVPVVDYTAQLISKLMEKG; translated from the coding sequence ATGACAAGCGTAACGCCGATGACCAAGATGCTGTCCAATAGCGAAATCAGCTCAGAGCTCGACGAACGGTCGCGCGAGATCTTCCGGCTGATCGTCGAGACCTATCTCGAGGAAGGCGAGCCGCTGGGCTCGCGCAACCTGTCGAAGAAGCTGCCGATGTCGCTGTCGCCGGCATCGGTGCGCAACGTCATGGCCGACCTGGAATCGCTCGGCCTGATCTATTCGCCGCATGTCTCGGCCGGACGGCTGCCGACCGAGCAGGGCCTGCGCTTCTTCGTCGATGCCTTCATGGATATCGGCGAGGTGAGCGAATCCGAGCGCGAGCTCATCGAGTCGCAGATCGCGCGCGACGGCGCCGAGAAGTCGATGGAGAGGCTGCTCACGGACGCCAGCCAGATGCTGTCGGGCCTCTCGCGCGGCGCGGGCCTCGTGCTCGCAACCAAGCGCGAAGGCATACTGAAACACATCGAGTTCATCCGGCTCGAGGAAAACAAGGCCCTGGCCGTGCTGGTGTGGGACAATGGCGACGTGGAGAACCGCGTCATCACGGTGCCCGCCGGGACGACCGCCGCACAGCTGGCGGAGGCGGCGAACTATCTCAACCACTATGGCCGCGACCACAGCCTTTCGGAGGCACGGCAGATCATCGAGCAGCGCCAGGAGGCGCTGCGCTCGGAGGTCGACGCGATCAGCGCGGACCTGATCTCGCGCGGGCTCGCCGTGTGGTCCGGCACCGAGGCCGGCCAACCGGCGCAGCTGATCGTGCGCGGACGCTCCAACCTGATCGAGAACGTGCAGGACAAGGAGCAGATCGAGCGGCTGAAGCTGCTGTTCGACGAGCTGGAGCGGAAGGACGAGATCGTGCGCATGCTGGAGCTCACGGAAGCCGGCTCGGGCGTGAAGATCTTCATCGGCTCGGAAAACCGGCTCTTCTCGCTGTCCGGCTCGTCGCTGGTGGTCGCGCCCTACCGCGATTCCAGCCGCCACGTGGTCGGCGCCATCGGCATCATCGGCCCGACCCGGCTGAACTATGCGCGCATCGTGCCGGTGGTGGACTACACGGCGCAGCTGATCAGCAAGCTGATGGAGAAGGGCTAG
- the grpE gene encoding nucleotide exchange factor GrpE produces the protein MADDNKAPEETVRSTANPQDREALKRAADEILKKGKTPETEDKSAWATDEANDGTYGPDGTSGEEARNIEDEIAAIQSENAEMKDRLLRLAADMENLRRRTAREVQDARAFAISKFAADMLSVADNLRRALEHVTQEQRETADETLKNLLEGVELTEREMHATLERHGVSKLEPEGQKFDPNFHEALFEVPNPDVPNNTVVQVVQAGYQISGRVLRPAKVGVAKGGPKQAAPEAEPGAPNPEAEKDA, from the coding sequence ATGGCTGACGACAACAAGGCGCCTGAAGAGACCGTGCGCAGCACGGCAAATCCGCAGGATCGCGAAGCGCTGAAACGCGCTGCCGACGAAATCCTGAAGAAGGGCAAGACGCCGGAAACGGAAGACAAATCGGCCTGGGCGACGGACGAGGCAAACGACGGGACCTACGGACCCGACGGCACCTCCGGCGAGGAAGCACGCAATATCGAGGACGAGATCGCGGCGATCCAGTCGGAGAATGCCGAGATGAAGGACCGGTTGCTGCGGCTGGCCGCCGACATGGAGAACCTGCGCCGGCGCACCGCACGCGAGGTGCAGGACGCACGCGCCTTCGCGATCTCCAAGTTCGCCGCCGACATGCTGAGCGTCGCCGACAACCTGCGTCGCGCGCTCGAACACGTCACGCAGGAACAGCGCGAGACCGCCGACGAGACGCTGAAGAACCTGCTGGAAGGCGTCGAACTGACCGAGCGCGAGATGCACGCGACCCTGGAGCGCCACGGCGTCAGCAAGCTGGAACCGGAAGGCCAGAAGTTCGACCCCAATTTCCACGAGGCGCTTTTCGAGGTGCCCAATCCGGACGTGCCGAACAACACGGTGGTGCAGGTTGTGCAGGCCGGCTACCAGATTTCCGGCCGCGTGCTGCGACCGGCCAAGGTCGGCGTTGCGAAGGGCGGCCCGAAACAGGCAGCCCCGGAAGCCGAACCCGGCGCGCCGAACCCGGAAGCCGAAAAGGACGCCTGA
- a CDS encoding adenosine kinase — protein MSEFDVLCIGNAIVDIIARAEDDFLHDNGIIKGAMNLIDAERAELLYDRMGPAVETSGGSAGNTAAGIASLGGSAAFFGKVSDDHLGGIYRHDIRAQGVAFDTAPLAGTPPTARSMIFVTPDGERSMNTYLGACVELGPDDIEEDKVAASKVTFFEGYLWDPPRAKEAIRKAADIAHAHGREMSMTLSDPFCVDRYRDEFLDLMRSGTVDIVFANEDEAKSLYQTADFETAITAMRDDCSLAVVTRSEKGSAAMSRRETASVSAMPIERLVDTTGAGDLYAAGFLYGYTQGRSLEDCAHLGSLAAAVVIQQIGPRPQVSLRQAAIDAGLVKA, from the coding sequence ATGTCCGAGTTCGACGTCCTGTGCATCGGCAACGCCATTGTCGACATCATCGCGCGTGCCGAAGATGACTTCCTGCACGACAACGGCATCATCAAGGGCGCGATGAACCTCATCGACGCCGAGCGTGCCGAACTGCTCTACGACCGCATGGGGCCGGCCGTCGAAACCTCCGGCGGCTCGGCCGGCAACACGGCGGCGGGCATTGCCAGCCTCGGCGGAAGCGCCGCCTTCTTCGGCAAGGTCTCCGACGATCACCTGGGCGGCATCTACCGTCACGACATTCGCGCTCAGGGCGTCGCCTTCGACACGGCGCCGCTTGCCGGTACGCCGCCGACCGCGCGTTCCATGATCTTCGTCACGCCGGACGGCGAGCGCTCCATGAACACCTATCTGGGCGCCTGCGTCGAGCTTGGCCCCGATGACATCGAGGAGGACAAGGTCGCGGCCTCGAAGGTCACATTCTTCGAGGGCTATCTCTGGGATCCGCCGCGCGCCAAGGAAGCCATTCGCAAGGCTGCCGACATCGCCCATGCCCATGGCCGCGAGATGTCGATGACCCTGTCCGATCCCTTCTGCGTCGACCGCTACCGCGACGAGTTCCTCGACCTGATGCGTTCCGGCACGGTCGACATCGTATTCGCCAACGAGGACGAGGCGAAGTCGCTCTACCAGACCGCCGATTTCGAGACCGCCATCACGGCCATGCGCGACGATTGCAGCCTCGCCGTCGTCACCCGGTCGGAAAAGGGCTCGGCGGCCATGAGCCGGCGCGAGACGGCCAGCGTCTCGGCCATGCCGATCGAAAGGCTCGTCGATACCACCGGCGCGGGCGATCTCTACGCCGCGGGTTTCCTCTACGGCTACACGCAGGGCCGTTCGCTGGAGGACTGCGCGCATCTCGGTTCGCTGGCGGCGGCCGTCGTCATCCAGCAGATCGGTCCGCGCCCGCAGGTCTCGCTGCGCCAGGCGGCCATCGATGCCGGCCTTGTGAAGGCCTGA
- a CDS encoding sulfate transporter family protein, with protein sequence MIYSSFILALRSLTDPGMRQTLWKTLGLTILALIGAWIAITQGVTHLAIPWLSDLLQLDYQLPEWTGWLSVFALFAAGTGLAVVLAFLIGPVSALIAGVFLDDAAESVERHFYPDDPPGKPMPIAEGIWLAVRFTGVVIAGNLVALVLLLVPGINLIAFFVVNGYLVGREFFEFASRRFGPEDYARKLRSKHGGTIFVAGLVIAAFMAVPVLNILTPLFGAALMVHLHKAIAVREAARARAA encoded by the coding sequence ATGATCTACTCGTCCTTCATCCTGGCGCTGCGCTCGCTGACCGATCCGGGCATGCGCCAGACCCTGTGGAAGACGCTGGGACTGACCATCCTGGCACTGATCGGTGCATGGATCGCCATCACGCAGGGCGTCACCCATCTCGCCATTCCCTGGCTCTCCGACCTGCTGCAGCTCGACTACCAGCTGCCCGAATGGACGGGCTGGCTTTCCGTTTTCGCACTGTTCGCCGCCGGTACGGGGCTGGCCGTCGTGCTGGCCTTCCTGATCGGGCCGGTCAGCGCGCTTATCGCCGGCGTGTTCCTCGACGACGCCGCCGAAAGCGTGGAACGGCACTTCTACCCCGACGATCCGCCCGGAAAACCCATGCCGATCGCCGAGGGCATATGGCTGGCCGTGCGGTTCACCGGCGTCGTCATAGCCGGCAACCTGGTGGCGCTGGTCCTGCTGCTGGTGCCGGGGATCAACCTGATCGCCTTCTTCGTCGTCAACGGCTACCTCGTGGGGCGCGAATTCTTCGAGTTCGCCTCGCGGCGCTTCGGGCCCGAGGACTACGCACGCAAGCTGCGATCGAAACACGGCGGAACGATCTTCGTCGCCGGGCTGGTGATCGCCGCCTTCATGGCGGTACCGGTGCTCAACATACTGACCCCGCTGTTCGGCGCGGCGCTGATGGTGCACCTGCACAAGGCGATAGCCGTGCGCGAGGCTGCACGGGCAAGGGCGGCCTAG
- the nth gene encoding endonuclease III: MKKPKPQNAAASSAKSASRPRRRRLARSKYTPDELREIFRRFSVQRPEPKGELAHVNAFTLLVAVVLSAQATDAGVNRATRELFRVADTPEKMLALGEEKVGEYIRTIGLWRNKAKNVIALSRRLVEEFGGEVPRTREELVTLPGVGRKTANVVMSMAFGIPTIAVDTHIFRIANRIGLAPGRTPDEVEENLMRVIPEEYLFHAHHWLILHGRYCCKARKPDCEACVIADLCRYEAKSCDVPAPLVELPPQVIG; the protein is encoded by the coding sequence ATGAAAAAGCCAAAGCCCCAAAACGCCGCAGCGTCGTCCGCGAAATCCGCGTCGCGGCCGCGCCGGCGCCGCCTGGCCCGCTCGAAATACACGCCCGACGAGCTGCGCGAGATCTTCCGTCGCTTCTCGGTGCAGCGGCCGGAGCCGAAGGGCGAACTCGCCCATGTCAACGCCTTCACCCTGCTTGTCGCCGTGGTCCTGTCGGCCCAGGCCACCGATGCCGGCGTCAACAGGGCGACCAGGGAGCTGTTCCGGGTTGCCGACACGCCGGAGAAGATGCTGGCGCTGGGCGAGGAGAAGGTCGGGGAATACATCCGCACCATCGGCCTGTGGCGCAACAAGGCGAAGAATGTCATCGCGCTCTCGCGCAGGCTGGTCGAGGAGTTCGGCGGCGAGGTGCCGCGCACCCGCGAGGAACTCGTCACCCTGCCGGGCGTCGGCCGCAAGACCGCGAACGTGGTCATGTCCATGGCCTTCGGTATCCCGACCATCGCCGTGGATACCCACATCTTCCGCATCGCCAATCGCATCGGCCTGGCGCCCGGCAGGACGCCGGACGAGGTGGAGGAGAACCTGATGCGGGTGATCCCGGAAGAATACCTGTTCCACGCGCATCACTGGCTGATCCTGCACGGCCGCTATTGCTGCAAGGCGCGCAAGCCCGATTGCGAGGCGTGCGTCATCGCCGACCTCTGCAGGTACGAGGCCAAGAGCTGCGACGTGCCGGCGCCGCTGGTCGAGCTTCCGCCGCAGGTGATCGGCTAG
- a CDS encoding DUF2244 domain-containing protein, with product MHEHGAPPDHADKPLFNALLTPHRSLSRNGFTILMVLTGGVLLVQAFFFLVTGAWPIATFLGADLLAIYIAFRLNYRSGRAREEVRVSRRELLIRKVTPAGKATDHRYNPFWARFLVDRHEEIGITAMRITGEGRTTPVGAFLNPDDRESFADAFSNALATARR from the coding sequence ATGCATGAACACGGCGCCCCCCCGGACCATGCCGACAAGCCGCTTTTCAACGCGCTGCTGACGCCGCACCGCTCGCTCTCGAGGAACGGCTTCACCATATTGATGGTGCTGACTGGCGGCGTGCTGCTGGTCCAGGCGTTCTTCTTCCTCGTCACCGGTGCCTGGCCGATCGCGACCTTTCTCGGCGCCGACCTGCTGGCAATCTACATCGCCTTCCGGCTCAACTACCGCTCGGGCCGGGCGCGCGAGGAAGTGCGCGTCTCGCGCCGGGAACTGCTGATCCGCAAGGTCACGCCGGCCGGAAAGGCCACCGACCACCGCTACAACCCGTTCTGGGCGCGGTTCCTGGTGGACCGGCACGAGGAAATCGGCATCACCGCCATGCGGATCACCGGCGAGGGCCGCACCACGCCGGTCGGCGCCTTCCTCAATCCCGACGACCGGGAAAGTTTCGCCGACGCCTTCAGCAACGCGCTGGCAACGGCAAGGCGCTGA